From the Streptomyces sp. NBC_01216 genome, the window GGACCGGTGAGCAGATAGGTCACGGCCGCCGTGACACAGAGCGTCAGCAGGTAATCACGCACGGGCTGCCCCACAGGAATCGCTGGCCATCTCAGCCCCACACACTAGCCGGGCCGTCCCTGTGCTTGAGGACATACGGGGGGTGCGGACGGTTGCGCGGTCCGGACACTCACCGGCCATACGGGGGAAATCGCCCGGTCAGGGCCCTGACTTCGGCGCGTACCCGGGCCGTCTCCGCCGGTTCGTCACGCAGCGCGAGCGTGAAGAGCACGGCGATCCGGGCCATCTCCGGGGGCCCCATGCCCTGCGTGGTCACGGCGGCGGTGCCGAGACGGATGCCGCGGCCGTCGCCGTGGGGCAGGGCGCAGGTGTCGAGGACCAGGCCGGCCGCCGCGAGACGCGTCCGGGCGGTGCGCCCGTCGACGCCGAGCGGCGCCGGGTCGGCGGTGATCAGGTGGGTGTCGGTGCCCCCGGTCGTGACGGCGAACCCCTCGGCCGCCAGTGCCTCGGCGAGCACCCGGGCGTGCGCGACCACCCGGTGCGCGTAGGCGGCGAAGGCCGGCGACGCCGCCTCGCCGAAGGCGACGGCCTTGGCGGCGATGGTGTGCATCTGGGCGCCGCCCTGGGTGAACGGGAAGACGGCACGGTCGACCCGGTCGGCGAGCTCGGCGCCGCAGAGCACCATCCCGCCCCGGGGGCCGCGCAGCACCTTGTGGGTGGTGGCGCAGACGATGTCGGCGTACGGGACGGGATTGGGCGCCGCTCCCCCGGCGACCAGACCGATGGGGTGGGCGGCGTCGGCGATGAGGTAGGCGCCGCACTCGTCGGCGATCTCGCGGAAGACCGCGTAGTCGAGGTGCCGGGGGTAGGAGATCGAGCCGCAGACGATCGCCTTGGGGCGGTGGTGGCGGGCGAGGGCGGCGATCTGCTCGTAGTCGACGAGACCGGTCTCCGCGTCCACGCCGTAGGGCACGAAGTCGAACCAGCGGCCGGAGAAGTTGGCGGGCGAACCATGGGTGAGGTGGCCGCCGTGGGCGAGGCCCATGGCCAGGACGGTGTCGCCGGGGCGCAGCAGCGCGGCATAGGCGGCCAGCACGGCCGAGGAGCCGGAGTGGGCCTGGACGTTCGCGTGTTCGGCACCGAAGAGCGCCGTCGCCCGGTCGACGGCGATCCGCTCGGCGGCGTCGGCGTACGCGCAGCCGCCGTGGTGGCGGGCGCCGGGATAGCCCTCGGCGTACTTGTTGGCGAGGGCCGAGCCGAGCGCGGCGAGGACGGCGGGCGAGGTGAAGTTCTCGGCGGCGATCAGCTGGAGGCTGTCGGCCTGCCGGCGCGCCTCCCCGATCAGGACGTCGGCGATCTCCGGGTCCTGGCGGCGCAGGACGTCGAGTTCCTCTGCGGGTGGAGCGGTGACCGGCATCTGTGGCTCCAGGCGTGGGCTGGGCTTCAGCTCCAATGTAGGCGCGTCGCCCCGGCTTTGCCCGCCGTTCACCGGCGCCGTGGGCCGTCCGGCCCAAGGTGCCGCCGGGCCGCCCCCTCGGAGCCTGCCGGATGGCCTCTGACCGGGTGGTCGCGCCCTGGCACGCTCGCCTGTCGATCGAAGGTCACCCGACAGGCTCTCAGCGGCGCGCGGAGACCCCCGTCAACGCCGTCACCACCGGGTCCAGTGCCTGGTTGATCTCGTCGCCGATCGAGCGGAAGAAGGTGATCGGCGCACCGTACGGGTCGTTCACCTCGTCCGCCTCCACGCTCGGGGCCAGCAGCCACCCGCGGAGCGCGGCGGCGGCCCGGACCAGGGCGCGGGCGCGTTCGGTCATGCCCTCGCCCCGGGGGTCCGGCAGTGTGGCCGGGTCTATCGCGCGGACCAGCCGGGTGAACTCCTTCAGGGTGAAGGTGCGCAGACCGGCCGAGTGGCCCATCGAGATGACCTGGGCCCGGTGGTCGCGGGTCGCCGTCAGGACGAGGTCGGCCCGGATGACGTGCTCGTCGAGCAGTTCGCGGCCCATGAAGCCGCTGTGGTCCGCGCCGAAGTCGGCGAGGACGAGCTCCGCGTTGGCCTCCATCGGGGCGCCCTCGTGCCCCCAGGTGCCCGCGCTCTCCACGATCAGACCGCCGCCGTCCGGGTCTTCGAGACGGTCGCACAGGGCATGCCGGGTCAGCCGCTCGGTGATCGGCGAGCGGCAGACGTTGCCGGTGCTGACGTGGAGGATGCGGAAGGAACCGTTCTCGTACCCCGCTATGCCACGCCCCTCAGGGGCGGTCAATTGGCCACCTCGAGGTCGGGTACCACCTTGCGGAGCTCCTCCGGCGACAGCGCGCCCTCCCGCAACAGCACCGGGACCTTCCCTGTCACGTCGACGATGGAGGACGGAACGATACCGGGGGTCGGCCCGCCGTCGAGGTACACGGACACGGAGTCGCCGAGCATGCCCTGGGCCGCGTCGCAGTCCTCCGGAGAGGGGTGTCCCGTGAGGTTCGCCGAGGACACGGCCATCGGACCGACCTCGGTCAGCAGCTCGATGGCGACCGGGTGGAGCGGCATCCGGACGGCGACGGTCCCCCGGGTGTCCCCCAGGTCCCACTGGAGCGACGGCTGGTGCCGCGCGACCAGCGTCAGGGCACCCGGCCAGAAGGCGTCGACGAGCTCCCACGCCTGTTCGGAGAAGTCCGTGACGAGCCCGTGCAGCGTGTTCGGGGAGCCGATGAGGACGGGCGTGGGCATGTTGCGGCCCCGGCCCTTCGCCGTCAGCAGGTCCGCGACCGCCTCCGAGCTGAAGGCGTCCGCACCGATCCCGTAGACGGTGTCGGTGGGCAGGACGACCAGCTCGCCGCGGCGGATGGCGGACGCGGCCTCGCGCAGACCGGTCACACGGTCGGTCGCCTCGTTGCAGTCGTATCGCCGAGCCATTTAGCGGGCCTCCCAGTTCGTGGTCACTACGTTCTCCCCCTGCCGTCCGCCACGGGACGTGCCCGGGACGCCGAAGGCCCCGCCGGCGGCCGGCCGTGCCCGGTGGTCCGTACCGTACGGGGCGGACGGCCCCGGCGGGCACGGCGTCGTCACGGCGTCGCCTTGCGGGCGGTCGCGAAACGCGGCCGGTTGTTCAGATCGGGGTGGTCGGCGG encodes:
- the glyA gene encoding serine hydroxymethyltransferase; this encodes MPVTAPPAEELDVLRRQDPEIADVLIGEARRQADSLQLIAAENFTSPAVLAALGSALANKYAEGYPGARHHGGCAYADAAERIAVDRATALFGAEHANVQAHSGSSAVLAAYAALLRPGDTVLAMGLAHGGHLTHGSPANFSGRWFDFVPYGVDAETGLVDYEQIAALARHHRPKAIVCGSISYPRHLDYAVFREIADECGAYLIADAAHPIGLVAGGAAPNPVPYADIVCATTHKVLRGPRGGMVLCGAELADRVDRAVFPFTQGGAQMHTIAAKAVAFGEAASPAFAAYAHRVVAHARVLAEALAAEGFAVTTGGTDTHLITADPAPLGVDGRTARTRLAAAGLVLDTCALPHGDGRGIRLGTAAVTTQGMGPPEMARIAVLFTLALRDEPAETARVRAEVRALTGRFPPYGR
- a CDS encoding arsenate reductase/protein-tyrosine-phosphatase family protein; translated protein: MTAPEGRGIAGYENGSFRILHVSTGNVCRSPITERLTRHALCDRLEDPDGGGLIVESAGTWGHEGAPMEANAELVLADFGADHSGFMGRELLDEHVIRADLVLTATRDHRAQVISMGHSAGLRTFTLKEFTRLVRAIDPATLPDPRGEGMTERARALVRAAAALRGWLLAPSVEADEVNDPYGAPITFFRSIGDEINQALDPVVTALTGVSARR
- a CDS encoding L-threonylcarbamoyladenylate synthase, producing MARRYDCNEATDRVTGLREAASAIRRGELVVLPTDTVYGIGADAFSSEAVADLLTAKGRGRNMPTPVLIGSPNTLHGLVTDFSEQAWELVDAFWPGALTLVARHQPSLQWDLGDTRGTVAVRMPLHPVAIELLTEVGPMAVSSANLTGHPSPEDCDAAQGMLGDSVSVYLDGGPTPGIVPSSIVDVTGKVPVLLREGALSPEELRKVVPDLEVAN